One window from the genome of Malus domestica chromosome 01, GDT2T_hap1 encodes:
- the LOC103417857 gene encoding subtilisin-like protease SBT1.3: MDRDFPATVKLGNGRTITGVSLYRGRMMLSTNKQYPVVYLGSNSTSPNPSSLCLEGTLDRRVVAGKIVICDRGISPRVQKGEVVKEAGGVGMILANTAANGEELVADCHLVPAVAVGENEAKGIKHYASTSPRATATLTFLGTRVGVRPSPVVAAFSSRGPNLVSLEILKPDMVAPGVNILAAWTGALGPSSLPVDRRNVKFNILSGTSMSCPHVSGIAALLKARHPDWSPAAIKSALMTTAYVHDNTRKPLQDSSAASISTPYDHGAGHINPVRALDPGLIYDIEAQDYLEFLCTQRLTPTQLKVFTKYSNRSCKNNLASPGDLNYPALSVVFPDRTNVSVLTLHRTVTNVGPAVSNYHAIVSPFKGAYVKVEPRMLKFTTANQKLSYKIIFTTKSRQAVPEFGGLVWKDGVHRVRSPIVVVWLPPL, from the coding sequence ATGGATAGAGATTTTCCAGCCACTGTGAAGCTCGGAAATGGCAGGACTATTACCGGGGTTTCGCTCTACAGGGGAAGGATGATGCTGTCAACAAACAAGCAATACCCTGTTGTGTATTTGGGAAGCAATTCAACTAGTCCTAATCCGAGCTCGCTGTGTTTGGAGGGGACGTTGGATCGCCGAGTTGTGGCCGGAAAGATTGTGATTTGCGACCGTGGGATTAGTCCTAGAGTGCAGAAGGGAGAGGTGGTGAAAGAAGCCGGAGGAGTTGGGATGATCTTGGCAAACACAGCTGCAAACGGAGAGGAGCTTGTGGCGGATTGCCACCTTGTTCCGGCGGTTGCTGTGGGAGAGAACGAAGCAAAGGGAATCAAGCATTATGCTTCAACAAGCCCGAGAGCCACCGCAACTCTAACATTTCTTGGAACTAGAGTCGGGGTTAGACCGTCGCCTGTGGTGGCAGCGTTTTCATCCAGAGGGCCTAATCTGGTAAGCCTTGAGATTCTCAAGCCGGATATGGTGGCACCAGGAGTGAACATCCTCGCCGCTTGGACAGGCGCATTAGGCCCGTCCAGCTTGCCAGTAGATCGTAGAAACGTGAAGTTCAATATACTGTCCGGGACTTCAATGTCCTGCCCCCATGTGAGCGGCATTGCCGCTCTGCTCAAGGCAAGGCACCCGGATTGGAGTCCGGCTGCAATAAAGTCCGCCTTGATGACAACCGCTTATGTCCACGACAACACGCGAAAGCCTCTACAAGACTCCTCAGCAGCTTCAATTTCAACCCCGTATGATCACGGTGCGGGGCACATAAACCCGGTTAGGGCTCTTGACCCGGGATTGATTTACGACATTGAGGCGCAGGACTATCTTGAATTCCTCTGCACACAAAGGCTAACACCAACGCAGCTCAAAGTTTTTACCAAGTACTCGAACAGAAGTTGCAAGAACAATCTAGCCAGTCCGGGGGACTTGAACTATCCGGCACTCTCGGTTGTGTTCCCGGACAGAACAAATGTTTCTGTTTTGACACTTCACAGAACTGTCACTAACGTTGGCCCTGCGGTTTCGAATTACCACGCCATTGTTTCACCGTTCAAAGGTGCTTATGTGAAAGTCGAGCCTCGGATGCTGAAATTCACCACAGCCAATCAGAAGCTGTCATACAAAATCATCTTCACTACGAAATCCCGGCAGGCAGTCCCGGAGTTCGGCGGGTTGGTGTGGAAGGATGGAGTGCACAGGGTGAGAAGCCCCATTGTTGTAGTGTGGCTGCCACCACTATAA